TGTACCAGGAAGCCATGGCCAGTGCTGTCATTGGAGTGGATGAAGGACAGTTTGTAAGTTCTCAGCCCTGGAAACTTTGCATGTCTTATAGTCCAAGCTTCATCTAATACTTAACCTATGACAAGCTAACTTCACTTTAGCTTTCTCATTCTTTAATGTCCACTAAGTTTCATTTGTAAGTAACTGGAGTTTTCCCTATTTTTATATCCCCCTCCTTTCTGACTTAATCCCGCTCTGTCCAGAACCACTTTTCCCTGGTTGCCCCAGGAATTGCACCTAAATCTTGTGTTCTTTCTTTTACTCAAGAATGAAgatctactaatactactactaatttctatagcactactagccgtacgcagcgctgtacacttgaacatgaagagtaacatcctctttctttctctttggcTTCTACCTCATTTGGAATCTGCAAGTCTCCCTTCACATCTGTCTGAGGCTTTATCCCCACACGTTTGCTagccagcacagctcaggtagGCTTGACGAGTTGCTGGTGCCATAACTGGCAGCCTGAGCATTTGTTCTGTGATCTTTCCTCCTAGTTCTCAGATATAGTGGAGTTCTGTGAAGAAATGGCAAATGAAGGCAAGACGGTCATTGTGGCTGCCCTAGATGGAACATTCCAGAGAAAGGTCAGACCTTTGACTGCCAGGAGAGGGAGAGGGCCTATGGCCTCTAATGCATTTTAAATAAGGCTTTTTTGTTTGCTGCAGGCATTTGGAGGAATCCTGAATCTTGTGCCCTTGGCAGAAAGCGTGGTAAAGTTGAATGCAGTGTGCATGGAGTGTTTCCGTGAAGCTGCTTATACCAAGAGACTGGGAGCAGAGAAGgaggtaggtctttttttttttttcacctcccCCAAGCCTGACGTTGCAATTTTAAGGGGAAAGGCCCTCTTCAATCCAGCAGAGGGTCATGGGACAGATTTCACGTGCAGATTGTGCTGGGATCTTACCCCTCTTCAAAATTTAATCATGTGCCCTGGAGGGTTGtgaacaggtcaggttttcagaatatccttaATGCATATGTACGAGAAACTTGCATGGGTGGCAGCACGGGTagtaatctcatgcatatttatagtAGGGATAGACTGAAAATCTGCCAAGTGGAAGCAGTCACACTGGGTATGAATCATTTCTTTCCTTCCTCTTGGGGAGTACAGCAGTATTTCTATTTTGCTGTAGACTGTTGGCCCTGCCTGTGCTGGTGAAGGTGGTAATGTTTCCTGTTCTTTGGGAGGAGGCTGACACCTGGCTGCCTGACACCCACCCCGCCCCCAAGCATACTGCTCACCTTGCACCTCTGTGCAAAGGGGTAATAAGTAGTGAATAAACTTGTGATCCTTACTGTCCTCCTTAACCTGTCTTCTCTGGTGTTCAGAACCAGGCCTGGCCTCTGGTATcatgggcctccttccctctctgcctATTACACTGCCAGGCTGTGGCTAAGGCTACTCTTACTACCCCTGCCATTATGAGCCCTGGCTTTGGCTACCAGCCTCCACCTTAAGCCCTTACTGTTAGTAGCCACCAGTTCTGCATACTATGGCAGATTCTAATATGGTTCTGTGAGCACGCGTAAGACCCACCTCACTGCTACTAGTCCCAGCTCTAGCTACAGAAAGTTGTATTGTAGAATAGAGTAACTGTAGTTGGTCCTTGACTTGTGATCATTATTTCTTTCCTGGCACAGGTTGAAGTCATCGGAGGAGCTGATAAGTATCACTCTGTGTGCCGTCACTGTTATTTTCAGAGGGCGCTtgaaaacaaagagaacagcCATGGACTTGTACCATCGAGTGCGGCCAAGCCACAACCTACGACTGCTACTTGTCCCCGTAAAATCTTTGGCCAGGTCCAAGCTTCAGACCAGCCTCTGCCCATATCCTTCCCTAATGTAAAGTAGCCTTTCAGCTTGCCATAGCTACACAGGGCTGCCTTGTGCTGCTGTCCTAGTTATGGGATAGTAGAGACCTTCTTGTGCTATTTGTATATAGTAAGACTAAATCAGTGAAGGCTTTGCAGAAGAAAAGCTGCCAGGGCTATGGATGCATTGATAAGGGAATGTTTTTAGGATGTTGGGCCTCTTCCTTTTGGGACTGATGGGTAGTGGGCCACTTATGTTAGCTCCTACACCTGTTGTAATACAtgacaaatttgccactgggttGGTGAAGGAGAACTATTCTAACAGTAAGCAAGAGAACCCCAGTGTCTCCTGTTGCCCCTAGGTGTAGTAATGCTGTTGAAGCCCTATTACTACCCCCTACCACACTGCCCTTTCTAGGTGTActacaggggttcttaacctatTCTTCAAGAGCCCCTTCATGAATACATATGAGCTAAATCTGCCTCATCCATGTTCAGtgtagatattaaaaaaaaaaaaaaaaaaaaaaacctgactgggcCTGAGGCCTGGCAACCTCTCATTGAGCATATGGATAATATCTGGTGCTACTGTGCTCAGTGTGGTGTGTAGGAGCACATGCTCTAACCGATTGGGTAGAGCTGTGACAATTTGGACTAGTGCTGTTTGTGTTGGGACTATTCTGTCAGAATAAGCAGCACTGCATCGAAGGTGTAAATCTGTAAACAATAAactatcccctcccccttttttttttgttgctggaaAGGCTTTAGAGGAGATATTAGGACTGTCTGGTACTAATGTATgtggtgctgtacacattatatgcaggtactttctctggcccTAGATGGCTCACAATCTGTGCCTGGATCAATTGTGTAATAATGCAAGTCAAATCCTCAGCTCAAATGCTTTATTTAGCATGTACATACTGACTTTGCTCCTACTGTACAAAATGAAATTCTACTTGATTACCCTCctctggaaacaagatgctggccttgatggaccttcagtcagtCCTAGGAGggcaatgcttatgtgcttagTATTTGAACTGCTATGTCAAGTGCTAGTAGCCTCACTCTTTCTGTAACTGAAGGTGGGGTATTCCACTGCACCACCACTAGCCTAAACAGAGGCTGCCCCCAGTAACAGCTGGATTGCTCTCAAGATCTTGTTCCTACACTCTGGTATGGTGGACTGGAAATTTCCAGAAGCTGAGACTCCACCTTTTGTTGCACAGATCTGACCTGGCTTGTCACCATAGCCCTGAGGTTGAAAGATATCTCCAAACTCACTAACTATCCACTTTTGTCCTTTTGAGCTGGTTGTGAGAATTGCTCTGCACACAGGGCTATGCCTTTAATTCTGGCTACTTCCTTGCCGAGGTTGTGTATTCTCTCAGCATATCCCCAAGCAATACACACTGAACTGTATTTGCCTGCAGCTCTCTATACTGAAAGTTCAAGTGCCTTTGCGATGTCCACGACTGATGCTGGAAGTGGTGCTTAAGGagatttaatgaaaaaaaaagtacctgttaATATAAGTGGTAGGTAGGTACTGTAAAACCTGTGTGAACTAGATCAAGAACAGGACAAAGAGtagaaggaaacattttttaTTATAAACCAAAGTGCACATAAATAGTGGTTTCCCCACAGCAGTACAGAATGAATGACAGCACCTAAAGCTCAAAATGGCCCATCACCTCTGCCTGCTAAGGGTACTTTTAACCTTTGGCATACAGCATTCATCTTTCTACTCCCCCagctttattttcaaaatatgtaaaggaaaaaaaaaccccaccaagtGAAGGGAGGAgtctaaattaattttaaaatgtagTGATCTATAattcagtgtgggggggggggggggttgctatatTAAATCAGTTCTTACATTAAGCCACAGCTGCATTACAAATTAGCATTTGCTCTTTTATCCTGTGCACCACACAGCTGACACGCAGATCTATCAAAGTCTGAATTAGTATTTTCTTCTTTGAACATGTGTGGGATACCTTCACTGGTGCTCTACAGCCATGGCAGTTATGATagagttaaaaataaaattattacaaATATCCAGATTGTCAAACAGTCACTAGTCCCCTGATATCTAGACTTACAAACTACCTTCCATAAGTCAGTCATGcaaatttaccttttttttttttttaaataaaaaatatatatatataagttcaAAATCATCATCTAAACCCACACAGTCTATTACACCAAACTTGCAAGCACCTCTGTGTGTGTCTCGGGCTGCCTAGCCTCAATTCCCTTGTTGCCATCAACACAAGGAGAAAGAAAACTGGCATTTTGCGCTAGTGGCTGGCAGTGTATTTCCAGTAACCAGGTCAAAAGCTGACTGGCTGCTAGGAAACTATAGCGGACACGAGCTTTTCTCATATAGGTAATCTGCGCTCCCACAGGATACTGTAGTCCTCTGTTTTCTAGCACTATCAAAGGACAGAAAGGCACTTACAGTTAGGTCTAgtagaaatataataaaaaatcaGGTTTAATAAAGAAAGTGTTTTCCTCTatcatttatattaaaaaaaaaaatgtacatcctATCTAACCCCTGTAATTGAGTACAgtatgaaagcaaaaaaaaaaaaaaaaagtaatttggcACATAAGTATCCAGCATCACAAGCCCAGCTCCCAGCCATGATATGACTGGGACCACATTGAGGCTTTGGTCTGTGAAACGCGCTCTTTGGAGTGTAACAGTTAAAGGCTCTGACAAATAACACAGAGCAGAACTGTTGAGCTAAATGGTCTACTGGATTCTTTCAGAAGCATGTGTTAAGGCTGCAGCACACCCCTCTCACACATTGTGTTACACTTTGACAGCAGTAACTTTGGGTCTGAAGCTAGAAGTGGCCTAGGGGGCACACAGCCCAAGGGTGGAGGAGAGCTTGCATTATGTCCCTTTCCTTAAAATACAGCAATAGCACTCGCAGGAGATGTAAGAGGTCATTTACTTTGGACCAGGGTCGCTCAGCCCCAGTACAGATCTGCATTCAAAGCTATTCCCTCCCCTTATCCACCCTGCAGGACAGGAAACAATACTTTGAGTGGCCCTTGCCAGCCCATGTCCCTCAGCTGCTTCTTTCAGTAAGCTGGGGGCTGGTAGCCATCTGTGTTCTCCTGGTTGTTGGTGAAGGGAGGCTGCTGACGGTAGCTGTCGCTGCTGAGGTTTGGGTAGCTGGAATAGGGAGTTGCTGCATCATGAGTTGGGTCCACATAGCTTTGAGAAAAGTCTTCCACCCCCAATCTATATCTCTTAAAAGCCAGACAAGCTTGCAACGCCTGCAAAGAATGAGAAACGAATGCACATCAACACTACAGTATGTGCCAAAGCCAGAAGGGTCAGGAACCCTCAATCTCTGGCACAAAGAGAAACCAGCCTGAAACAAGCTGCACCTACCCATGTGAATATAGAGAAGAAGCTGAAGGCAATGGCTGCTCTGGCACTGCTGGCTCCAATAGGAGCAGGGATCGTTATTGATAGCCACTGGTTGGTCAAGAAGCAAAACCCAACGAACCACAGAAAGGTCCAaagtgctgaaaaatgaaaacaGGAAGCCAAGTTCAGCTTAATAGAATTTTACCTCCTGTAACTGCAGCAAAACAGTGGCACACTAACAGGACTGCCCAGAGTATCTGTATTAGCCACAGCActtcagggcagtggcgtagctacgtggggcctgagggggcctgggccccctcagatttggccctggacccctcccctggcgtcgccaaccctccccgccagccgaagttctgtgtcttcagccCGTCTCTGGGCCAGCGTGTTGCTGCAGTctgcagcagctgatctgattctgcaagcgggaagccgattccctttgcgtggtatgaatcatcctgacgtcctgcacgtaggaacgtgcaggacgtcaggacgattcataccacgcaaagagaatcggcttcccgcttgcagaatcagatcagctgctgcagCAGTCTGCAGCAACTCGCCGACCCAGAGACGGGCTGAAGAATCTTCAGTGAAGACACagagcttcggctggcggggattggggacccccgccagcacaggtacttgACGGCgatggcgacgggggagggttggcgatgcCGAGGGAGGGGTCAAAGATGGCgtcagcagcggcgggggggggtcggcggggggggggggggggggatgtgccccctcaccttgggctctggccccccctcccgccgaagtctggctacgcccctgcttcagggTAGTACGAAGGCTGCTTGAAGCAGCACATTTCATTTATAAACAGAAAATTGTTGCTATATTTTGGCCATGTGATACCAAATTGAAATGGTGGAAGGAGAATAGATGGCTATCCACCGTCTGATTCTGAGTTTTAGATGTCATGGTAAAGCATTTGAAATGAAGGTTCTCTCCTTTACTATTTGAAGggtaaagcagtggattttgggggtgggggctatAGGACAATTTGTAGTAATTGATTTGAATctgcatagtagatgatggcagaaaaagacctgcacggtccatccagtctgcccaacaagataaactcatatgtgctactttttgtgtataccttaccttgatttgtacctgtccttttcagggcacagaccgtataagtctgcccagcactatccccgcctcccaccaccgtctctggcacagaccgtataagtctgcccagcactatccttgcctcccaccaccggctggctctgccacccaatctcggctaagctccttaggatccattccttctgaacaggattcctttgtttatcccacgcctgtttgaattccgttaccgttttcatttccaccacctcccgcgggagggcattccaagcatccactaatgGAGCATCTTCCCACAATGAGGTGTATCTGAGCAGTATTGCATCAACTTTTAATGCTTAGAGGCTAATGTTTAAAAAATTCCAGCTGGATGCACTTCTCAGTCCAGTGGCCAGTATCTTTACATATGACTAGTTTCCAGGCCATCattgtttttttcatttctaaATTGTCATTTCTGGAGTTTAGTTCACCATTTTGGAGCAGGCATTGTGAATTATGAGCAGATATTGGGCTTAACAGTGTATCATCAGATCACAAGTGCTGTCTAATTGGAAATAGACCTAATTCTGTCTGTGCCATAACAAAAAGTCAGAGAAATGGTGGATTATTGTTTTTAGACAACTCATGACAGCATAGGAAAGCATTTACCAGAAGCAGTGCTGATGTCTGATTTCCAGCCACACCCCTCACTACAAGTAGAATTTCTCAGAAGTCATCTCCTAAGTGGATGATGTTTCCACTACATGAACTGAAGCATTTCCTAACTTCTTATAGTGTAATTTATATTACCAATCACTAGCTAACTGAAGAGTGTTACAAGATGCTAGACAGCTAGCAAGAGACAGGAAATGAGACAAGGGGCTTCAAAAGTGTGTTGAGGGAGAGGGGTCATTAGAAAAATCGGAACataagaacagttaagctctgcaacttgTTGAGACGATGCATTAATGGaagttagcatatctggcttttaaaaagggttggacaagttcctggaggaagtgtccttaaaatggacatgggggaagccactgcttcctactactacttaacatttctagagcgctactagggttacgcagcgctgtacaaaataaacaaaaaagaacggtccctgctcaaaggagcttcccctgggactggtagcatgaaatgttgctactatttgggtttctgccaagtacttgtgacctggattggccactactggaagcaagatactgggctagatggaccactggtctgacccagtatgaccaTTCTTATTAAGAACACCGCTGAGCACCCTGTACACTATACTCTTTGGGAGGTtttctgacccctgatgcaggctgagTTGGGTCATTTGTACAATAAAAATTGTTGGTGACTTCTTGTTTGGCCATCTCTgcagttatcctccttccactagggcTCTAATTTCcctaagagtagccacactgggtcagactaatggtccatctagcccagtatcctgttttccaaacagtggccaagccaggtcacaagtacctggcagaaacccaaatcatggcaacactccatactacaaatcccagggcaagcagttgcttcccacgtctgtcaatagcagactatggagtttccCTCCTGgcgtttgtccaaaccttttttaaaaccaaatatgctaactgatgttaccacatcctctggcaaagggtGTTTTGATAATATATCACCCAGGTTGGCACAGCAAATTCAATTTAAATTGTTGTTGCTGGTCCATCAGAGTATGTTCAGTCGGCAATGTACCCTTTGCTCTTTACACTAGCCCTTGTTGTCATTACTGTTTGTACGGGTCTTTCCTGCCATTTTTGTTGCCACTATGCTCTCTTTAGGGTGCCTATCGCTCCTCACGTCTCTACAAACGCCATATGTTTTATATGAGCTTGTGTATACGGATATTTCCTGCCCCCTTTTTGTTAACACTATTTTAGCTGTCAGAAAATTAACATTGGGATTGCTTTCATTCTCCCATTTTAAATTGTCTTCTGCCATTCTGtttctagatagatagatattatcTTTTAAcaaacactatatatatatatatatttttttttttacatttgttttatatttttttccttttgtttgctaGCTGCACACTTTTAGAAGATAGTTTCTTCTTCCAGAAATCAGTAtagcagtatacaggtacctTCTTTAGAATAAAGTTTTTATAATGTCTTTTATAATTAGTCTTTTACAATAAAATTTCTTTGCATAAGGCTTCTAAAAAGACCACTTCttaaaattaacttttttttagaATATCCTATTAGTGGTAATATGAGACAGATTTCATGATATGAATCACACTTTTGTGTTTGATTTACATTTTTGAAATATCAGTGTTAATGAGACAGATTTCATGATAAACTATACCCTTAAGTTTATAACATGAATCACACTTTTGTGTTCGATAACTGTTGTATAGAGTACAGATGTGGAGTATGTACTCTTGTCATTCTTAAATAATTGTGGTGCAAAAATTGGGTTTGATATATACATCATTCCTagatatttttaatttgtttttttttaattaaattttacaTATTAACGTTTATTTTCTGTATACTAATTAGGCTGTATGTAAAAGCCACTTCAAACgttttgcatatataaatatataaaaacatatataaaagtcTATTTTTTGTATATTAATCAGGTGTTATGCAAAGGTCATTTTTGTAACACTTTTCCATTATATATGTACTTGTTTCAAGATTCCTATCAGCTTTAATGCAATAAGTTTATGTCTTGGATTTGTAATAcgttttattttctttcaatgTTGCATGTTTACTTTTAGTCTTTGGCTAATAGGTTAATTACTTTACCATGTATATGTTATGTATTGTTTTAGGGACTCCCGAGGCAGGTCAgagcggccgaaacacgactcatgtTGCGTGTTattaataaacttttgctgtgaactttttttgagtccagtagaagttttttttttttttacatcattcattttgtctccttcgctgtgactttGTTCCATCAGGGCTTATATCAtgatttgtcacatttgtatcccacatttttccacctatttgcaggctcaatgtggcttacacagtactgtAAAGGCTTTAGTCTAgcccggtagagaaacaaatacaaggtggggTAGAGGGTTAAATAACGGCATTTGCCAAGTCCAGTAAAgagacaaatacaaggtgatattgtggtggaaTACAGGTACATGTGTATCAGGTACAATGGGGTTTGATGAGAGAAAGGTTAGATatggtgtccattacgagctttggttttgctgtgttgctgagTGTAGGTATCTATGTGTAGGTATGATGTCTCTGCTATTTGTGTGCAGCTCTTTAGCATTATGTACCATCAAGGGTGTTGTGTTCTACTAATGCTGGATTGCTCGTTATACCAGATTTAAGGTGTCTGCAATTACAATTTACAAGAACTGGTGCTTTTTCTGTGGCTGGAACTCAGGCATAAAATAAATTGCCTTGCTCTTTGAAAGTCCAACAGAAAACTGCATCATTTAAGCAAATGCTGAAATGTTATCTGCTGGACTTTCATGCTGATCAATGATGATTTCAGGTGTTTTCTTGCTCTTGTACTTATGTGAATTTGTTATTGTACCGATTTATGATTTGTATGGTTGTCTTTTTCCTGTTGTGTATGTTGGGtataaggtgggatataaataaatgtcTGCTCGTCATTTCATACCACTCCATGCACtcccaagctttttttttttttgttacatttgtaccccgcgctttcccactcatggcaggctcaatgtggtttacatggggcaatggagggttaagtaacttgcccagagtcacaaggagctgcctgtgcctgaagtgggaatcaaactcagttcctcaggaccaaagtccatcaccctaaccactaggccactcctccactgttgctactatttgagattctacatggaatgttgctattccactagcaacattccatgtcgaagtcggcccttgcagatcaccaatgtggccacgcaggcttctgcttctgtgagtctgacgtcctgcacgtcagactcacagaaacagaagcctgcgcagccttctacatggaatgttgctagtggaattgcaacattccatgtagaatctgcaatagtagcaacattccatgtagaatctccaacagtagcaacattccatgtagaatctctaatagtatctattttattttcgttacatttgtaccctgcactttcccactcatggcaggctcaatgcggcttacatggggcaatggagggttaagtgacttgcccagagtcacaaggagctgcctgtgcctgaagtgggactcgaac
This is a stretch of genomic DNA from Microcaecilia unicolor chromosome 6, aMicUni1.1, whole genome shotgun sequence. It encodes these proteins:
- the TK1 gene encoding thymidine kinase, cytosolic isoform X1, with the translated sequence MNCVTVPEVLPGSPSKIRGQIQVIFGPMFSGKSTELMRRVRRFQVAQYKCLVVKYDKDVRYSMNRLATHDRNLMDAVSAGRLRDVYQEAMASAVIGVDEGQFFSDIVEFCEEMANEGKTVIVAALDGTFQRKAFGGILNLVPLAESVVKLNAVCMECFREAAYTKRLGAEKEVEVIGGADKYHSVCRHCYFQRALENKENSHGLVPSSAAKPQPTTATCPRKIFGQVQASDQPLPISFPNVK
- the TK1 gene encoding thymidine kinase, cytosolic isoform X2, producing the protein MFSGKSTELMRRVRRFQVAQYKCLVVKYDKDVRYSMNRLATHDRNLMDAVSAGRLRDVYQEAMASAVIGVDEGQFFSDIVEFCEEMANEGKTVIVAALDGTFQRKAFGGILNLVPLAESVVKLNAVCMECFREAAYTKRLGAEKEVEVIGGADKYHSVCRHCYFQRALENKENSHGLVPSSAAKPQPTTATCPRKIFGQVQASDQPLPISFPNVK
- the SYNGR2 gene encoding synaptogyrin-2, translated to MESGAYGAAKAGGSFELGRFLQQPQTVLRIGNAVFALIVFACIIGEGYLNNPSESELKCIFNQNADACRYGIAIGVLALLGSVFFFALDIYFPQISNVTDRKYIVIADLGFSALWTFLWFVGFCFLTNQWLSITIPAPIGASSARAAIAFSFFSIFTWALQACLAFKRYRLGVEDFSQSYVDPTHDAATPYSSYPNLSSDSYRQQPPFTNNQENTDGYQPPAY